The proteins below are encoded in one region of Alistipes indistinctus YIT 12060:
- a CDS encoding helix-turn-helix transcriptional regulator: MILERLKQYIDAKGITIAAFEREAGMSNAAFGKALKNNGAIGTDKLENILSAYPDINPVWLLTGNGNMLTSGNPAATAPDAGRSVSPTTVPAGYGNLTYRVIRVNDNRLLYEGTRDGALPDELQVETLETAAENSERSEDAPRKLPPILRLPAGVIGEGPHKCIRVRGEAMAPTLREGDFVVTAQVGRNDWPEIRERQLYLVIDTGGNPHLSRIKNRLGDYQFIACTCDNPDKGQYPDRNLMEHEIAEIWEVKCLLSANIPERHDAVSRDIEQLRQEISEIRKFLSKPADNPGERR; this comes from the coding sequence ATGATTTTAGAGCGACTGAAACAATATATCGACGCGAAAGGCATTACCATCGCCGCTTTCGAACGGGAAGCAGGAATGTCGAACGCCGCATTCGGCAAAGCGCTCAAGAACAACGGTGCGATCGGCACCGACAAATTAGAGAATATTCTATCCGCATATCCGGATATCAATCCCGTCTGGCTGCTCACCGGCAACGGCAACATGCTGACAAGCGGCAATCCGGCAGCCACCGCACCCGACGCTGGAAGGTCTGTTTCTCCAACGACCGTTCCGGCCGGCTACGGCAACCTCACCTATCGCGTCATCCGTGTAAATGACAACCGCCTGCTCTACGAAGGCACGCGCGACGGCGCCCTGCCTGACGAACTGCAGGTCGAAACGCTCGAAACTGCGGCAGAGAATTCCGAAAGGTCGGAGGATGCCCCGCGGAAACTACCGCCGATCCTGCGCCTTCCGGCCGGGGTGATCGGAGAGGGGCCGCACAAATGTATCCGGGTACGCGGAGAAGCCATGGCCCCGACACTTCGGGAGGGGGATTTCGTCGTAACGGCACAGGTCGGACGCAACGACTGGCCTGAGATTCGGGAGAGACAGCTCTACCTGGTCATCGATACCGGAGGGAATCCGCACCTGAGCCGAATCAAGAACCGGCTGGGCGACTACCAATTCATCGCCTGCACGTGCGACAATCCCGACAAAGGACAATATCCCGACCGCAATCTAATGGAACATGAAATCGCGGAAATATGGGAAGTCAAGTGCCTGTTGTCCGCAAATATCCCGGAGCGGCACGATGCCGTGAGCCGGGACATCGAACAACTCCGGCAAGAGATCAGCGAAATCCGGAAATTTCTGTCGAAACCGGCCGACAATCCCGGCGAACGCCGTTAA
- a CDS encoding DUF975 family protein, with product MTENFRPTVLRNQAYEALRGKWTPAVVTSLVFCILLGVAVSLSRVNALLYLIAYLGGASIVAIGMLYACWDLFTKGTLPEAGALFAPFKQYARTVGAVLLVFVYTLLWTLLLVIPGIIKAYSYSMTFYILRENPEMTAGDAITASQKMMDGHKMDLFLLSLSFIGWAILASITFGIGYLWLIPYIYTAYAAFYETLKKETSVTPATSVSAE from the coding sequence ATGACCGAAAATTTCAGACCTACCGTTCTCCGGAACCAAGCCTACGAGGCCTTAAGAGGCAAATGGACACCCGCCGTGGTTACATCGCTCGTTTTTTGCATTCTGCTCGGCGTTGCCGTTTCTTTGTCACGGGTCAATGCACTGCTCTATCTGATCGCCTATCTGGGCGGAGCATCCATCGTCGCAATCGGCATGCTATACGCCTGTTGGGACCTCTTTACGAAAGGCACACTTCCCGAGGCAGGAGCACTCTTCGCTCCGTTCAAACAGTACGCACGTACGGTCGGAGCTGTCCTGCTCGTTTTCGTGTATACGCTGCTATGGACCTTGCTGCTGGTCATCCCCGGCATCATCAAGGCCTATTCCTATTCGATGACCTTCTACATCCTGCGCGAAAACCCGGAAATGACCGCCGGCGATGCAATCACCGCCAGCCAGAAAATGATGGACGGTCACAAAATGGACCTGTTCCTGCTGTCACTGAGCTTTATCGGCTGGGCTATTCTCGCCTCGATTACGTTCGGCATCGGTTACCTGTGGCTGATTCCCTATATATATACGGCGTACGCAGCATTCTACGAAACCCTGAAAAAAGAGACGTCCGTAACGCCTGCAACCTCTGTGTCAGCCGAATAA
- a CDS encoding M48 family metallopeptidase translates to MKHIFLFSAALLLTALHTDLSAQIRIGGRNINAAKAIQAGSDVVKAITLSDADIARLSKEAVDWMDENNPVADETTEYGARLKKLTEHIQVDGLPLNFKVYDVIDVNAFACGDGSIRVFSSLMDLMTDDELMAIIGHEIGHVVHTDVKDAMKNAYLASAARNAAGSVEGSTAAKLSNSQLGELTTAFTSAQFSQKQESQADDYAFDFCIANNVDPYAMSNALNKLVELSKSGGDKANAIQKMFASHPDSEKRAVRMKEKADAYKQQNQ, encoded by the coding sequence ATGAAACATATTTTTTTGTTCTCTGCAGCGCTGTTGCTGACGGCCCTGCATACCGATCTTTCCGCACAAATCCGCATCGGCGGCCGTAATATCAATGCCGCCAAAGCCATTCAGGCCGGCAGCGACGTAGTGAAAGCGATCACGCTTTCCGACGCCGATATCGCGCGGCTCAGCAAAGAGGCTGTGGATTGGATGGACGAAAACAATCCGGTTGCCGACGAGACGACCGAATACGGCGCACGGCTGAAAAAACTGACCGAGCACATCCAGGTGGACGGGCTGCCCCTCAACTTCAAAGTATACGATGTCATAGATGTCAACGCTTTTGCCTGCGGGGACGGCAGCATCCGGGTCTTCAGCTCGCTGATGGACCTGATGACCGACGATGAGCTGATGGCGATCATCGGCCACGAAATCGGCCATGTCGTACATACCGACGTGAAAGATGCGATGAAAAACGCTTATCTCGCCTCGGCCGCGCGCAACGCTGCCGGATCGGTAGAAGGAAGCACCGCCGCGAAACTCTCGAATTCCCAATTGGGGGAACTGACCACCGCTTTCACCAGCGCACAGTTCTCGCAAAAACAGGAGAGCCAGGCCGACGATTACGCTTTCGATTTCTGCATTGCGAACAACGTCGATCCCTATGCGATGTCGAATGCGCTGAACAAACTCGTGGAACTTTCCAAATCGGGGGGAGATAAGGCCAATGCGATCCAAAAGATGTTCGCGTCGCATCCCGACAGCGAAAAACGCGCGGTCCGCATGAAAGAAAAAGCCGACGCATACAAACAGCAAAACCAGTAA
- a CDS encoding glycosyl hydrolase has translation MMKQLLRTAFCLLLGSALFACGPTKEPLTRQTLEAGFVTPPDSIQTSVYWYWMSNNLSKEGVVKDLQAMKKAGINRAFIGNIKDGRIPDGPVKVFSDEWWDILHTALKTAGELGIDIGIFNSPGWSQSGGPWVKPEQAMRYLASSETHVTGPQRLVAKLPQPNELFQDVKVIAYPAPKDAGVKMAARIVSQPQVAGIGNLTDGDATTSVVLPAAGTLTIDLTPPEPFTARALIVRPTIKPLEAACSLQVKEGDGYRTVSDFKIDRRSSESLTVGFDRAAPVVISIPATTASDFRLIVQNTGQESALNEIELSAAPRVERYSEKTLAKMYPAPLPYWQEYQWAAQPAVEDSALLISPASVVDISQYLASDGTLTWNVPEGEWVILRTGMTPTGTTNSPAPPEATGYETDKMSRPHIEAHFDNFIGQILERIPAKDRKAFKVVVEDSYETGGQNFTDDFLESFRKRYGYDPLPYLPAYYGYVVESPEASDRFLWDVRRLVADRVAYDYVAGLREKSHKYGLTTWLENYGHWGFPGEFLQYGGQSDEIGGEFWAEGDLGNIENRAAISCGHIYGKNKISAESFTSFQHEFERHPAVFKYRGDRFAAEGINNNLLHVCISQPYDSLPGINAWFGIEFNRGNTWFSQMDLFTTYLKRCNYMLQQGLNIADAAYFIGEDTPKMAGVLDPMIPAGYQYDFINAEVIERDMKVVDGLLTLPHGTQYRILVLPKLETMRPELLKKIKQLVADGGVVLGPPPTHSPSLQNQPAADAAVTEMAAELWGDVDGVKVKSAKYGKGMILNGLTMQEAFGLIECAPDCQLPEGVPVLYGHRQAGDIDIYFITNQSDKPLQVAPVFRVGGKQPELWLPTTGTTRKLPDFTQQEGTTTVPLNLDSYESVFVVFAEPVKAGKSPKVGSVTNYPSPALLTEISGPWNVSFDQKMRGPVNPVVMPRLQPWNEMPNDSVKYYSGTAVYTTGFDLVKLPANERILLDLGKLSAMGKVYVNGQYAGGVWTTPYELDITQWVKEGRNDLRVEVVNTWVNRLIGDSRLPASQRRTWTVVNPWRPDSPLQTSGLLGPVRVTAVAYEQ, from the coding sequence ATGATGAAACAGCTATTGCGCACGGCGTTTTGCCTGCTCTTGGGGTCCGCACTTTTCGCCTGCGGCCCGACCAAAGAGCCGCTGACGCGCCAAACCCTCGAGGCAGGGTTCGTGACGCCGCCCGACTCGATCCAGACCAGCGTCTATTGGTACTGGATGTCGAATAACCTCAGCAAGGAAGGAGTGGTAAAGGACTTACAGGCGATGAAAAAAGCGGGAATCAACCGTGCGTTCATCGGCAATATCAAGGATGGCCGTATTCCCGACGGGCCGGTTAAAGTCTTTTCCGACGAGTGGTGGGATATCCTGCACACGGCGTTGAAGACCGCCGGGGAATTGGGTATCGATATCGGTATTTTCAATTCTCCCGGCTGGAGCCAGTCGGGCGGCCCGTGGGTCAAACCCGAACAGGCGATGCGTTACCTGGCTTCGTCCGAAACCCACGTTACGGGACCCCAACGGCTGGTAGCGAAGCTGCCCCAGCCGAACGAACTGTTTCAGGATGTCAAGGTGATCGCCTATCCGGCGCCTAAAGACGCCGGGGTAAAGATGGCCGCCCGAATCGTGTCGCAGCCGCAGGTGGCCGGGATAGGAAACCTGACCGATGGCGATGCGACTACCTCGGTCGTACTTCCTGCGGCCGGGACGCTGACGATCGACCTGACCCCTCCGGAACCGTTTACCGCCCGCGCCCTGATCGTACGTCCGACGATTAAGCCCCTTGAAGCCGCCTGCTCGCTGCAGGTAAAAGAGGGTGACGGCTATCGCACGGTATCCGATTTCAAGATCGACCGCCGTTCTTCCGAATCGCTGACTGTCGGTTTCGACCGTGCCGCGCCTGTCGTGATTTCGATTCCGGCTACGACCGCTTCCGATTTCCGGCTGATTGTGCAGAACACCGGCCAAGAGAGCGCATTGAACGAAATCGAACTTTCGGCTGCTCCGCGCGTGGAACGTTACAGTGAAAAAACGCTGGCCAAAATGTACCCCGCGCCGCTGCCCTATTGGCAGGAGTACCAGTGGGCGGCCCAGCCGGCCGTGGAAGATTCGGCGCTGCTGATTTCTCCCGCTTCGGTCGTGGATATTTCGCAGTATCTGGCTTCGGACGGTACGCTGACCTGGAACGTTCCCGAAGGAGAGTGGGTGATCCTGCGCACCGGCATGACGCCTACCGGAACGACGAACAGCCCTGCGCCGCCCGAAGCGACCGGCTATGAAACCGACAAGATGAGCAGGCCGCATATCGAGGCGCATTTCGACAATTTTATCGGACAGATTCTCGAGCGTATCCCTGCGAAGGACCGCAAGGCATTCAAGGTGGTGGTCGAGGATAGTTACGAAACCGGCGGCCAGAATTTTACCGATGATTTCCTCGAATCGTTCCGGAAGCGGTACGGCTATGATCCGCTGCCTTACCTGCCGGCTTATTACGGTTATGTGGTGGAATCGCCCGAAGCATCGGACCGTTTCCTGTGGGATGTGCGCCGTCTGGTGGCCGACCGGGTCGCTTACGACTATGTGGCGGGCCTGCGCGAGAAGAGTCATAAGTATGGTCTGACCACCTGGCTCGAGAATTACGGCCATTGGGGATTTCCCGGCGAGTTTTTGCAGTACGGCGGCCAGTCCGATGAAATCGGCGGCGAGTTCTGGGCCGAGGGCGATCTGGGGAATATCGAGAACCGTGCGGCGATCTCGTGCGGACATATTTACGGAAAAAACAAAATTTCGGCCGAATCGTTTACTTCGTTCCAGCACGAGTTTGAGCGCCATCCGGCGGTGTTTAAGTACCGCGGAGACCGTTTTGCCGCCGAAGGGATCAACAACAACCTGCTGCACGTTTGCATTTCGCAGCCTTATGATTCGCTGCCGGGTATCAATGCATGGTTCGGGATCGAATTTAACCGAGGGAATACGTGGTTCTCGCAGATGGACCTCTTCACGACCTATCTCAAGCGGTGCAATTATATGCTGCAGCAGGGATTGAACATTGCCGATGCGGCCTATTTCATCGGCGAAGATACGCCGAAAATGGCCGGGGTGCTCGACCCCATGATTCCGGCAGGTTATCAGTACGACTTTATCAATGCCGAAGTGATCGAGCGCGATATGAAGGTCGTGGATGGATTGCTGACATTGCCGCACGGCACGCAATACCGGATTCTGGTATTGCCCAAGCTCGAAACGATGCGGCCCGAGCTGTTGAAAAAGATCAAACAACTGGTTGCCGACGGCGGTGTAGTACTCGGTCCCCCGCCGACCCACTCGCCGAGTTTGCAGAACCAGCCTGCTGCCGATGCCGCCGTAACGGAGATGGCGGCCGAGCTGTGGGGCGATGTGGACGGTGTGAAGGTTAAATCGGCCAAATACGGCAAGGGGATGATTCTCAATGGCCTGACGATGCAGGAAGCGTTCGGACTGATCGAGTGTGCACCGGACTGTCAGTTGCCCGAGGGTGTTCCGGTCCTGTACGGCCACCGCCAGGCGGGTGATATCGATATTTATTTCATTACGAACCAGAGTGACAAGCCGTTGCAGGTGGCACCCGTGTTCCGTGTGGGCGGCAAGCAGCCGGAGCTGTGGCTGCCGACCACCGGTACGACGCGCAAGCTTCCCGATTTTACGCAGCAAGAGGGAACGACGACCGTTCCGCTGAACCTCGACAGTTATGAAAGCGTGTTCGTCGTTTTTGCCGAACCTGTCAAAGCGGGTAAATCCCCTAAGGTGGGATCCGTGACGAATTATCCGTCCCCGGCGTTGCTGACCGAGATCAGCGGCCCGTGGAACGTATCGTTCGACCAGAAGATGCGGGGCCCGGTGAATCCGGTCGTGATGCCGCGTTTGCAGCCTTGGAACGAAATGCCTAACGATTCGGTTAAGTATTATTCGGGGACGGCGGTATATACCACCGGGTTCGATCTGGTCAAACTTCCGGCGAACGAACGGATATTGCTCGATCTGGGTAAATTGTCCGCGATGGGTAAGGTCTATGTCAACGGGCAATATGCCGGAGGCGTATGGACGACCCCGTACGAGCTCGATATTACGCAGTGGGTGAAAGAGGGGCGCAACGACCTGCGTGTTGAGGTGGTCAACACGTGGGTAAACCGCCTGATCGGCGATAGCCGCCTGCCTGCTTCGCAGCGCCGTACCTGGACTGTGGTCAACCCGTGGCGTCCCGATTCGCCGCTGCAAACTTCCGGTTTGCTCGGGCCGGTGCGGGTGACAGCCGTGGCGTACGAGCAATAA
- a CDS encoding glycoside hydrolase family 43 protein — protein sequence MRLLAVVSYFAFFCSGTAVARQGYTNPVRDSNGDMVRVADPFVYRHGGVYYLIGTTRQHNGFDCYTSPDLVHWTFAGAAYTKPDGHYGTGSFWAPEVKYYNGKFYLTYSAYNPVNRKLLSSLAVSDRPEGPYKDLYAPWFDFGYSAIDCHLFVDRDKAHTPYLFFSRNTSIPGFASGENYVVQLTPDLSGFVGRPQMISQASQEWEMVDWAHCRGNEGPFVFYRKGRYYMTYSANNTGYSHYGVGYATAKHPLGPWLKADENPILTTDLSKGVSSPGHNSIVASPDGSEMFIVYHRHADPEGTRPSFDRVVCIDRIFVDRQGRLKVQGPTSTPQPMPSGAE from the coding sequence ATGCGGTTGTTGGCTGTCGTGTCGTATTTCGCGTTTTTTTGTAGTGGAACCGCTGTTGCCCGGCAGGGTTATACCAATCCGGTCCGCGATTCGAACGGGGATATGGTCCGGGTGGCCGACCCGTTCGTCTACCGCCATGGCGGGGTTTACTACCTGATCGGTACGACCCGTCAGCACAACGGGTTCGACTGTTATACTTCGCCTGACCTGGTGCATTGGACTTTTGCAGGCGCCGCTTACACGAAGCCCGACGGACATTACGGTACCGGGTCGTTCTGGGCTCCCGAGGTGAAATATTACAACGGTAAATTTTACCTGACTTACAGCGCTTACAATCCCGTTAACCGCAAATTGCTTTCGTCGTTGGCCGTGAGCGACCGGCCCGAGGGTCCGTACAAAGACCTGTATGCTCCGTGGTTCGATTTCGGTTACAGCGCGATCGACTGCCACCTGTTCGTCGATCGCGACAAGGCGCATACGCCTTACCTTTTTTTCAGCCGCAACACGTCGATTCCCGGCTTCGCTTCGGGTGAAAATTATGTGGTGCAGCTGACGCCCGACCTGTCGGGATTCGTCGGCAGGCCGCAGATGATCTCGCAGGCCTCCCAGGAGTGGGAAATGGTCGACTGGGCCCACTGCCGCGGCAATGAGGGTCCGTTCGTCTTTTATCGCAAGGGACGCTATTACATGACCTATTCGGCCAACAATACCGGCTACTCCCATTACGGCGTCGGTTATGCCACTGCCAAACATCCGCTGGGTCCGTGGCTGAAAGCCGATGAAAATCCGATCCTCACCACCGATCTTTCCAAAGGCGTATCGTCGCCAGGACACAATTCGATCGTTGCGTCTCCCGATGGCAGCGAGATGTTCATCGTTTATCACCGCCATGCCGATCCCGAGGGGACAAGACCGTCGTTCGACCGGGTGGTTTGTATCGACCGGATTTTTGTCGACCGGCAGGGTCGGTTGAAAGTGCAGGGACCTACCTCGACTCCGCAACCGATGCCTTCGGGTGCGGAGTGA
- a CDS encoding menaquinone biosynthesis decarboxylase, with protein MYKTLSEYIAALERAGELVRINVPVDPVLEIAELTDREAKSPGGGRALLFENTGTPFPVLTNMMGSDRRIAMALGVESVDLLTGRIEELFAALTSPRPDLFDKLRMLPLLGRMSRWLPREVKGRGVCQQVVLQGDAARLDLLPVLKCWPQDGGRFVTLPLVHTLDPDTGVRNVGMYRMQLFSPQTTGMHWHLHKTGERHYRAYQRLGKRMPVTVCLGGDPAYTYAATAPMPDNMDEYLLAGFLRERPVELVKCVTNDLRVPADCDIVIEGYVDPSEEKVIEGPFGDHTGFYSLEDYYPLFHVTAITHRRGAVYPATIVGVPPQEDAYIAKATEKIFLVPIRAAMLPEVRDLWMPEAGVAHNIAVVDIRTDYAGQALKAASSLWGAGQMMFNKFMVVTASGRPVRDVAALADLLRRIRIPDDLMFSRGPLDVLDHAAPETGLGGKLMFDATGVDPAAPLETVQLPFPFELSDGIVRVDYALSESWRVLLLSAPRGVRPDVFAFLEKNRVEGIKYVILLDEEVDTSRPGDVLWIASSDCDPSRDVTIRDGVVLFDCRSKAGGVNGFSRRWPNVVASSPETIARVDGRWNEYGLGKFMLSPSLHYSRLQYGEGAAVPAGGPLPGKTTEDTHAESGGSCRNPKQNPSG; from the coding sequence ATGTATAAAACGTTAAGCGAATATATTGCGGCGTTGGAACGCGCGGGAGAGCTGGTACGGATCAATGTTCCGGTCGATCCCGTATTGGAAATCGCCGAGTTGACCGACCGTGAAGCGAAGAGTCCCGGCGGAGGGCGTGCGCTGTTGTTCGAAAATACCGGGACTCCGTTTCCGGTGCTGACCAATATGATGGGTTCGGACCGTCGTATTGCCATGGCGCTCGGTGTGGAGTCCGTGGATCTGCTGACCGGCCGTATCGAGGAGCTTTTTGCGGCGCTGACTTCACCGAGGCCCGACCTGTTCGACAAGTTACGGATGCTGCCGTTGCTGGGGCGCATGTCACGCTGGCTTCCCCGGGAAGTCAAGGGCCGCGGGGTGTGCCAGCAGGTCGTTTTACAAGGCGATGCCGCGCGGTTGGACCTGTTGCCCGTGCTGAAATGCTGGCCGCAGGACGGAGGGCGTTTCGTGACGCTGCCGTTGGTGCATACGCTCGATCCGGATACGGGAGTGCGCAATGTGGGCATGTACCGGATGCAGCTTTTTTCGCCGCAGACGACCGGAATGCACTGGCACCTGCACAAGACAGGCGAGCGTCATTACCGGGCTTACCAGAGACTCGGAAAGCGGATGCCCGTGACGGTCTGTCTGGGCGGTGATCCGGCCTATACGTATGCGGCGACCGCGCCCATGCCCGACAATATGGACGAATACCTGTTGGCGGGCTTCCTGCGTGAGCGGCCCGTCGAACTGGTAAAGTGCGTGACCAATGACCTGCGCGTGCCGGCCGACTGCGATATCGTCATCGAGGGATATGTCGACCCTTCAGAGGAGAAGGTGATCGAAGGTCCTTTCGGCGATCACACCGGCTTCTATTCGCTCGAAGATTACTACCCGTTGTTCCATGTAACGGCGATTACCCATCGGCGGGGAGCGGTTTATCCGGCCACGATCGTCGGTGTGCCGCCGCAGGAAGATGCCTATATTGCGAAAGCGACAGAAAAGATATTTCTGGTACCGATCCGGGCGGCGATGCTGCCCGAGGTACGCGACCTGTGGATGCCCGAAGCGGGCGTTGCACACAACATTGCAGTGGTCGATATCCGCACCGATTATGCCGGGCAGGCGCTCAAAGCGGCCAGTTCGCTGTGGGGCGCGGGACAAATGATGTTCAATAAATTTATGGTGGTGACGGCTTCCGGCCGTCCGGTACGCGACGTGGCCGCACTTGCCGATCTGCTGCGCCGGATACGGATTCCTGACGACCTGATGTTTTCACGCGGTCCGCTTGATGTGCTCGACCATGCTGCGCCCGAGACAGGCCTCGGCGGCAAACTGATGTTCGATGCGACGGGTGTCGATCCCGCCGCTCCGCTCGAGACCGTGCAGCTGCCGTTCCCGTTCGAACTTTCGGACGGTATCGTGCGGGTCGATTACGCGCTTTCCGAATCGTGGAGGGTATTGCTGCTGTCCGCGCCCCGGGGTGTCCGGCCCGATGTATTCGCTTTCCTGGAGAAAAACCGGGTCGAAGGAATCAAATATGTGATTTTGCTCGACGAGGAGGTGGATACTTCGCGACCGGGGGATGTGTTGTGGATCGCCTCATCGGACTGTGATCCGTCGCGTGATGTGACGATACGGGACGGCGTCGTGCTGTTCGACTGTCGGTCGAAAGCGGGCGGCGTGAACGGGTTTTCGCGGCGGTGGCCCAATGTGGTCGCCTCATCGCCCGAAACGATCGCGCGTGTCGACGGTCGCTGGAACGAATATGGCCTTGGGAAGTTCATGCTATCCCCATCGCTGCATTACAGCAGGCTGCAGTACGGAGAAGGAGCTGCGGTACCTGCCGGTGGGCCGCTTCCTGGAAAAACGACAGAGGATACCCATGCGGAGAGCGGCGGTTCCTGTCGGAATCCGAAACAGAATCCGTCGGGTTAA